Below is a genomic region from Xiphophorus hellerii strain 12219 chromosome 1, Xiphophorus_hellerii-4.1, whole genome shotgun sequence.
tatcagacgttattgcaataaacaataataatgttgttttaagAGTATTGGCATAATAATGTACACCGTCTCAAAGATctataaactttaatttctcacaaacatttaatattggaactggaagacattttaaatatataaaaataaataaacaaacagaacaaccaaaacttcaaataaaatggatactaaagtctctgtaaatacAACTGCAATTTAAAAAGAGGGCCGTTTCCATCCTGTCTCTGGAAGAGAGAGAAACGAAAAACCAAACAATCATGCAAATTGAAATGatcaagcttgttttaatttattctgagattaataCGTTTATTGCTTATTCAGACAGGCTTCCtctatttttccatatttttattgttgtgtaaGTGCTTCGGCTTGCTTGTCACCTGAATTTTCCTGCTGAgggacaataaaataaatttctatcTCTCCGTATTCTTTTCAGGACTGGACTTCGTGACCCaacattaaatccaaataaaatccaatctatatgtaattttaatgtgacaaatatCTTAAGGATATACGTTTCACAAGGCAATAAACAAGGTTATTTGTGACACTGTACTgttgtattttgatttaatcGCCTTAAAGTGCTGCAGAAGAAGTATGTGTTACTGTTAAATGCAATGGGAAACCTTAATAAACTACTTTACGTATACAATTATTAtgtataatgtattttatgtatttccagatggaatacaaacacaaaatgtgttaAGATTTTGAGGTCCCTGAAAGCAGCACCAAGCACAAACCCCTTGTGTCTCTTTGGGAATTTACGATGAAGTAAAAGTATTTCTTGCTCCCACTGGATTATTTATATCAGTTGTAACGAtgtatttctgctttgtttctcttCTTAACTTGCTGACCTGCTGCTGATGCGACGTCTTTCAGGAACTGTGCAGGCAGGACAGTGCAGCACTTCTCACCGCTGCAGCCAGAGGATCCAGTCCCGACCAGCGAGGGCGGGGttaataaagaagaagaagaaaaatagaagTTTCCTGGTGACCTACGACAACACAAGAAGGTAAAGTTAGCTTCGGTTAAAAGTAACGTTTTAACCCTCCAAATGCAGCCCGGATCATTAGAATAACTCACAGCGTCACCTTACTCAGAGTGAATGTAAAGTAGGCCGCAGCGCTTAACACAAGTTTGATGAAACAGCTGGAAAAACCTGTAGATGTTATCTGACGAACGTTGTCTCCGTTTATGTTATAACGGTTCAGAGTTTAACAAGTACAGCTACGGTGTGAATAGTTAGGAAATTATAATACGTGAATGTACGGATTCATTTACAGTGGTTTGTACCTGCCTGGTTAGTGGTTAGCGGATGAAAACTGCGGCTAACtatgttagctttggttgtttGGAGGCGCGTGTTTTTAGTACCGAGAACAATTTAACCGGGCGGGGTCGTAcccgcttaaaaaaaaaaaaaaaaaaaacaacaaccaaaaaaacaaaacaaaaacacaccctAAAGCTAATACAATACATACATTTATTGGCTTTTGTGTTCTATtacacataaatatttaaataatagaTTCGTCACATTTAATCGTTTCAGGCCTGTTCTAATAAGGGGAAGACCATGAATGGACTGAATTGGATTGCATGGGACTGAATATGAATTGGACGTGTTTGTTTTGCGACGTGAAGATggcttttgtaaaaataaaatacatgtaaataaaaataactcaatTCGAAATGAATTGAACAATTTTCGTGCATATTTGCTAGCTAGGCTGTTGCACAACCCTAAtagtttattataaaattaatgttttgtaacTAAGATTTGTTTTCATAGCTGTTAATTAAATTGTTGTGCATTGTAGTTATGAAGCTTTATaccttaaataatttttaaaaaactataaaaacatttccaatggCCAATTCCACTTCGCTTGATAACTAGTCTGACTGCAGAGAGACAAAAAGCATGAAGTCTAACTGTTCTTCAAATCTAAAACACTATTACAtgcttttaaatttgattttgtttccattAGAGATGAATGTTGGCGTAGCTCACAGTGAGGTGAACCCCAACACACGGGTGATGAACAGCAGGGGAATATGGCTCACCTATCTTTTACTGACCGTGGTTCTGCACATTGTTCTGCTCAGCATTCCTTTCTTCTCGGTGCCGCTCGTCTGGACCCTCACCAACGTCATCCACAATCTGGTCAGTCTGAAAGCTACTGACACCTGAGCACAGAATAGAAATGATTTGATCTGTTGATAGATTATTGTGTGAAAATCATCGTTCCCTTCCTTACTTTAGCTTCTTTCACAACATGCTATCGCTATGCTGaacgttttacattttgtcgtgttacaaccacaaactttaatttgtttttgggggggattttgtAGAAGATAGCTTCTGGGTTTTCAaaattctttacaaataaaatctgataagtgtggtgtgcatttgtatttagtttgTGTCAGTCAATACTTTGAAGAATCAgctaattttgcatttaaggtgAAGCGCAATGTTTTCTGCCATCCGTTTTGCATGTAACACAAAAATTTGGTTTTGATACACAAACAAACCTTTTGAAGCTTTCACAGaagttactgttttttttcctattttttatttgtccagATGTTGATATTTAtgcattattttccttccagttaGCTTCTAGGTTGTTGCATgagaaaaaatgaaactgaataaTTTTTCTAGATATAGCTTATATTTACCGTAGATCTAAACggatttgtttatgtttatattttctcggttaccttttgtttttccagccaGCCTTTATTTCAGGTGTTTCCCTGTCGCTTCTGTTATTTCACACACATTCAGACCAGATGCCAGCGCGTGGCGGTGAACCAGCAACCCCCTCGCTGCTACAAacgcaaataaaaataaatattgtcaaTGACTTGAACTACAACTGCTGACaatttttattggaatttggccctgaatgtttttttaatcccCAAAAATGATCTATGGAGCAACTTTCCTGCAAGCAAGTTTTCACTTTCTGCAAGTTTTCTGGCTTTTAGAATTTGCTTGTAGATGCTCAAGGACAGTTTATGCACATTTAATGGATATTAAAGTTTATGCACAATAAGTACTGTATGAGAGTACTTGCATTAattttccattattattattttattagttgaaaatggtctcaagaaatttattgcaataatttctgggacaatttatggTCCAGCAAAATTTCATCTTGaggcattttatttaaaaaatcagcttAATGAGATAGATTCCCAGTATGGGTGGAAATGTaccatatacattttttattataaaaaaaatgtcagcatCTCGATAAATTTCAATCAgtgttaataaaaaacaaaaactgacagcGTTATTGGAAAacttatttttagctttttctctACTGTTTTATGAAGGCATCAATATCAGtaagtctaaaaaaaataattaaatgcaattactgtgtgcagcttagtgatataaatcacacagCTTATgtcaaatgggaatgttttttaGGAAaggtatttatgtttttggtgtTATGAATTTAACACCaaagaaataagtaaaaagtagtttgttttattaaatcataCTTTATATTGTAATCACTATAATTTCAAGTCTGTTACATATATTTCAATTTGATGTTAGCTACCAAACAATGTAGTCAAATtgagtttattattcaaattaattaaaaagttttggtGACTTGTCATGAcatgtcatttggtaaataatgactcttttaatggacttttattgctaattttaatataactttACATTAAAAGGGTCATTATTGACCAAATAagggacttttaatgcaacttttagtgcaactttgcattaatagtgtcattatttactgagtgactcttcatgacaacagttgtaagcattcataaagactccttcatgttcctGACCGTCATGTCATGTCAGTCTATGCAAACCCCTTTAAATACAGTGTAGCTAAAGTTTTTTATCAAAGGAAACAGCAGATTGCATTGAGTTATTTACATGTAAAGATGGTGGACAGTCGATTGCAATTGCAGcatgtttaaagtttttgctCCTGAGTGAGTTAAGCTCAGAAACTCTCAGGTTAATAACATTGAAATTCCTCAGTTTTTCaatgtttaattaaacaaatgcagttttttCCCACTCAGGAGTCAAACTGAGCCtctgttttaacataaaactgtTTGTGATGGGTGATAGACGCTCCTGTGCTCCTTTCTCCAGGCGATGTACCTGTTCCTACACACAGTGAAGGGCACTCCCTTCGAAACTCCGGACCAGGGCAAAGCCCGTCTGCTCACGCACTGGGAACAGATGGACTACGGCGTCCAGTTCACTTCTTCACGCAAGTTCCTCACCATCTCACCAATTGTTCTGTGAGTATCTGTTACCggtaaaatgcaaaaatgtgtcTGTTGTGCCAGACACAATTTCGCTTTCGTTTTGACGACCCAATCAAATCCGttggttattttattaattgtttcCTTGAATGGACGTATCGCAACAAAGGGCTGCCAGTGTGCTAACTGATGGGGATgttgagattaaattaaacttgGGAAAATTCTGAAATTCTGGGAACAATTTTGGGGAAAACCAGGAGGGGAAAGTAGGGACCTAAAGAAGCTTGGATAGTAGAtgagtaacagaaaaaaaccagAAGAGAGAGGATTTTACCAACATTAAAATTAGCTAACAATTATTTCGATTATTTTGGTggttaatcagataaaaattggcacatttggcagagttttcatttaactgcttaacaatttttttttacaatattaaaatacGTATTTTAATATATGTACCGTTATCCTTAACAgctttatatatttaatatatgtacatattatgatatgtttatgtttaggcaaataaacaaattcagttccttttttttaaatgggaaaataaacattttattgcctaaaatgcaataacagaatatttgaacatttgttgcaacagctaaaaaaaattcttcaaacACCAACATGTTACCTCAATACAGTGTAGTGCTAATTTGTCaattaatttttgattaaatagatttttttttaaccaagtgAACCTAAAACTATTCcagttttgggtagaacatatttacacatattttttttaaatcttaaatgcaaaatgtttatatttttagaaacttttagcctcatttactcatttaagtatattgttttttcagcaaaaactCCAGTTAATgcttaattgattactaaattagttgacgattatttcaataattcattaatcgCGATTAacctgattaattgtttcattaATTCACAGCCTTTGCGTAAAACTTTACAGCCTCAAGTCTTTCAAGAAGTACTTCTGACATCACCATGTGAAAAGCTTAACTTATCAATATAATGTAGGTTTGATCTGTGTTTTAGATTCATCAATTTAATAATTAGACAGCAAATCGTGcttaatagatttttatttttacagtgtttgaTTAATATCTGCTCAGagtttgttgttctttcagcaaattaccTTTTTTGAATCTGTGACtggttaatgattaatcgattaataaattagttgatgatcaTTACAATAATCGTTATAGGCTGATAATTATCATGCATCTGTAATCTAAACCAGTGAACAAGTCTAGTTCAACAGCCAGTatgctgcatgttttcagttacgttcacacagcaggtcttgttgctcatttacaattttttgctgaaatctgatgttatattttagttgttCATACTAATTAAACTGGACCGCagtcagacttctgtgtgaccCACATGCACAGGGGAAGAATGTAGCCGTCACACAGCAGCGCACTGTTTACAGAAGTAATAACGGATCAGTTTTAAAGGGAGCATCATAACAAAACAAGGagagctaataaaaagaaagcacaacttACAGTAACGGCCTTTAGTATTGATTGCAGCTTCTGTAGAGGAATTAGTTTGAATGTGTAGTCAGAGCCAAGAGTGTTGGGATTGTGATTTGCTTCATATAGATATAGAAATACGCTTATAGATTATGACTTGTTAAAAATCAATAAGACTGATCACTACGATTCCTTCTCATCTGGTTTCTTCTAGTCCACTAGGCCTGTCAGGAACAAATTTTACTGCGCGATACATTGTTCCataaattattgcgataaacattaatgttgttttgagacaattttcaagcaatatatttataatggcataataatgcaagctctcaaagaccaatacactgggaactggaagacattttaaatctccaaaataaaacacaaccaaaaacaacaactgtaaataaaaaaacacaaataaaatggattatgatgtatctgtaaaaatattaataattaaaatggagaTTAtagagcttattttaatttatcatgtgattaaacTTTCTTGTTTAATGGAGAAAGTTTCTCATTTGGATGAGAAACGGCTCCTGAATTTACGTCAAATCTCTGGCAGTGAAACGCTTCCGTAGTCcttgacaaaaatataaaaatgcgcttccttttccttttaatGGTTAATTTGTATATCCTCctcttttatattttctaataaagcaacctgctgtttttaactttaaattctgtgCATTTTGTGAGGAAAAGGCAGCAGATGACAGATCAAACACTTTTGGTTGCATCAAatgtacaagaaaaaaagtgtcatttaAAGAGGATTCATGAAGTTACCAGACACAGAGGGGAATGCACCTTGTCCAGTGGCTTTGTGACGCATCAGGTGTTGGTGTAATGTTCCCAGTTTGGGTCAGTCATCACACGTGGGCAGCTGTCGGTTTGTGTTCACACCTGGCTTTCAGATTCTCCCCCACGTGTGCCGAGTTACCTGCTCAATGCAAATCAGCCGACTCTACGTCACAGTCAGCGAGCCGCTGGGCGCAAACAGGATGTCATCAAGACATCTGctgttttgcttgtttattttggatatttaaaatgtcttccaaatATCTGTTAGAAACTAAAAATCtcttgatctttgagaatgtctTCTTgcaaaatggtctcaaaacaacaatatcattTATCGTAATAACTGGGACAATTtgtcgtccagcaaaatttgttatcatgacagaaTAACTGGCCTTCtgtttggaaattaaattaGCTGCTGATTTTAAATAAGACTGTTTGAGATCAGGAATcaggaattttatttttgaagtgaaTCTTTCTAATCCAAGCTTCCTGACATGCCAACGTATTGacctctctgtgtttcctttaggttagaaccacaaacttcatCCTTTACTAACACATCATTTTATGAAGAAGCCGCTAAAGACATAACGttttatgtcagattttatATTGTggattgtttgtttgtgtctttttgaagcattttgtcattttaatgtctgaaaaatgctgtataaatacattttacctACTTATTTACTTATGATCCATAATTTTCCTTCTGATTCACAACAATGCACTGTGTTGGTCTGTGACACAAAAACTCACTAACATACACTGAAGCGAGTGGGAGGACAGTGACAAAAgctggaaaagttcaaggggtatgaatatttttgtaagcCATTGCATTCGAGTGACTTCTGACCCGTGTTTCTCTTTGCAGGCACATTCTTGCCAGTTTCTACACGAAATACGATGCAACGCATTTTTTAATCAACACATGCTCCCTGATGACCGTCCTAATCCCAAAGCTGCCGCAGCTTCACGGAGTACGGATATTTGGCATCAACAAATACTGACGCACCCTAAAACTGGGGCTTTATCCACAAAAACTGGACTTATGGTTGCTCCGCTCCTGCTGAACTTTTTTCTGAGTAACAGTTTGAGGAGACGGAGATAAAAACTGAGTGCCCTGAACGCCTGGAGAAACTGAATGCACTGTTTCATCAAAGTGTTTCTCATACCAAAACGAGATCCGTTGCTTGTGTTTTTGAAGGTTAAAAATgcactggttttattttgtgatgtttgttcaccctttttctttttatttgcactGGCTGCAACTGTGTAAAGCTGAGTTTGTTTGCCATAATTATAAACCAATCCGTTTTTTTCTACTCAATCCAGCATGCATTTACATgcttataataaatattttaccgTGATATAAAAGTAAAGTGGGTATCATTTTAGAAACCTGCCAGCTCTAAAAATAGGATTTTGTAGAATCCACTTTTGTTCAGTGTTTCGCAAACTCAAATTTGAGACTTTTTAAGACTattatgaatggaatttaagacctgtagcacaacagaaatgtacaaaagaaaacggcaaataaataaattgtaccagttggcaacagaagtgagccaatGGCGAAGACGAACATCATCCAGTCAACTgccaataaataaatttctacGTACCCACAGTGGATgtaaaaaagctagctagcttatTAGTAGCTAGCTATTAGCTACTTATGGTTGCTACTTATTAGCAATTGCTTTGAATCATCATAATGCACTGAAGATGTCTGTGCACATCTGAGTTTGTGTAGCAGTAATATACtgcaagaaaaaggaaaactacaTTGAATGAGATTAAATAGTAATGCCACAAAAAATTAAGACCTGCAATTTacatatttaaggccaactttttttttttcaatcaatttaagacattttaaggtcttcactttatattaataaatttaAGAGAATCCTCTTCATGCTATTAGATGAcattaaatcatttaatcttcctttgggataaatatgttattttcgGGGTTTATGCAGGTCTCACCAActcaaattaaaaacttttttcagaccatgtgaataaaatttaagacctatatcacaagagatggacaaagcaAATGAAGGGGACCAAAGCTAAAATTTCTGAGGTCATTTTGTGGCACTTGGCAGTAGCTTTGTGCTTTTCAGATGGCATATGGCTCTCTTGCTAGATAGCATTAGCATCATGTTACCGTTATCCTTAACAGCTTTGAGTTATAAAACGCAGTGAGTGAAGATGTCAGAGCAAAAGTCTTGTAAGAAAAACATAGAATACATTACATTAATTAGTCctgccacaacaaaatttaagacctgtgattaacgtTTTTAAAGCTAACTTGTtgcttttcaataaattaaagacattttaaggccttgaTTTTAGGTACATtaatgtaagactttttaaggatccCACTGGCCCCACGTAGGCCAGTTTTCAAGCTGTGGGGAAGTCCAGACACTTTACATGAGGAGGCTGTCACAGTTTTCTCCATATGCTCGTATGTCCAAGGGGTTCCCCCCTTCTGCATTCAATAGAATCCTGTTTGCATTGGAGCGAGGCTTTCCCTGTTTGTAATGCATGTTTTGGGGAAGTAGTTCAAAGGAAACACAGCGGCGTGTGAGTGTTGCCTAGGTTGAGCTGAGCCTGGGAAATACATGCAAATATTGCTCGCTGTATCAGCTGTTTTAAACCTGTTGAGTAATTGTTTGCAAGCATTCCCAACGGTGTTGATCGTTTCCTGGACACACGCAGATTGTAAAGAAACCTGCGGTGGGATTCtcgctgctgctgcctttaaatgTCACAGTGTCCCCAAGATGTCACTGAAACTAGAGTGGGAGAGTAAAAGAGAAAGGATAGCcgttgggttttctttttcaaacgtAGATTGTGCTTGATGAAAGATAACATTATCTGCTctgaaaagctgtttttcttttttaaatgtattcctGGCTCAGCTTCTGCTTTGAATTTAACATCAGTCATAATGTCACAGTTTGTGAgcaacagatttaaaaagtttcagtGCACAGCGAGTTGCttgtttaaagttttgaatTGACGTGGAaagacaaatatgttttaagtaATGAACAGATATGAAAAAGGTCAGAAATTTCTTCTGAATTATCTTTGATCTTGTTTTGCAGATTACCAAGCACAacggttttttaaaaaatgtggtaAAAACATGAGTTTTACGGTTTACTTAGAAATCAACACTCAACCTAACCCAGCTATCAATAACTGAGACAATTAGATACATTtacagtcagaagtttacatggactttacacacatttcatttatttgggGCTTTGAGGCATTTTGAAAGTGTTTGTTTCATTCAGGCTGTAGTGACTATGCGCCACATATTTATGgatcaatgacaataaaatcaagAGCTGGATGctaaaaattaaatttgtggattttttttctaattaaaataaaacatgcagacatAAAGCTGCACCAGATATTTGACAAATCTTGACAGAGTTGATTTAAATGGAATGATTTCCTTGGATTTAAAGAAGAGTCTAACATTAAATTTCAGACTTTAAGTTGAATAATATGCTCCTTTCTCCATAGCAAAACACctttttagaaatatgtttggttttattgtcAAGTAGCCACTGAAGTGAGGTGAAATTGAATAACTGGGCGCTTCCTGTGGAGAAAATGACTGTTCAATAAAAACCACTACTGccaaaaatgttgaactttcAGGGGGTTTGTGACTAAACAGAACATTCATGACACAAACCCTCAGCATGATGCAATCGCCGCCTTCCTGCTAAGAAAATTATGGGCAACCTTAGGCGTCCTCCTTAGACTGCAGCCGGTTTTCATCTAGGATGT
It encodes:
- the ormdl2 gene encoding ORM1-like protein 2, translating into MNVGVAHSEVNPNTRVMNSRGIWLTYLLLTVVLHIVLLSIPFFSVPLVWTLTNVIHNLAMYLFLHTVKGTPFETPDQGKARLLTHWEQMDYGVQFTSSRKFLTISPIVLHILASFYTKYDATHFLINTCSLMTVLIPKLPQLHGVRIFGINKY